agagagagaggccattgcaataaagagatgaaagtgtaaattgtacgttttttattacattattttaaatttaaaaaattgcttttttttatccgattaatcgattagtcgaaaaaataatcggccaactaatcgattattaaaataatcgttagttgcagccctaatatgtatatatatatatttctaatccACCATCTGCTGGAAACCTATCCCAGGCGGTATAATTTGCTTTTGTATCATCCATTTAACTGAGCATTGGTATACATTTGATTTAGGGCCGCATACCTTTCTATTGCACGCATAGATCTTTATACTGGTAGAATTTCCATTGCAGCAAACTTGGAAAAAAATAGCTATTTAAGTAAGAGTACTGGTACAGTTACCATAGCAAGCGATACAAATGTTCCTGTAATTGCTTCACTTCTCTAACATCTGAAACGTTTGATTGCTTTctccattattattgttaattgggCACATAGGTTTGCTGCACTGGACAATATTTGGTTTGCATATGTGCTGCTTCAGCTTGTTTTATGTGCTCCCATCCTTCACATGTTCTACCAGTTCCTTTTTGTACTGGTTAACTATTTCAACTATTGTTATCTCACCTGCTATAAATACTTTGCATTATTAAAAAGCAATTATCTGGTCTGTGTATGTAGATCTGATTTAGTCTATGTAACCGCTAAGTGAAATTAAGCAGGAGTCCTTTATGAATGAAATTCCACTTTGCAATATGTTTCAACAGCTTTTCTTATAAGTacgttattaaatgttttatggggtaaataaCAAGTTGTTCATGGTAGTGTACCATCAGTCTGTGGATCTTATGTTGAAGGGAAAAAAGCATCATATGAGTAAACAGTCTTGCTCTTGCAGGCCCTGTATGACCACTTGATGGATTTCCTGGCTGACCGGGGGATTGACAACACTTTTGCTGATGAGCTTGTGGAACTTAGCACTGCTTTGGAACATCAAGAATATATTCGTTTCCTGGAGAATCTGAAAAGCTTTGTTAAATGTTAACTCTGAGAGGCATAGGGATTTCTTGTTTTCCTCATATTGAAACTTCAACATTTTAGTATAATTAGCATTTCagatatttcaaatgttggagAAATTTCCGCTAAGATGCCGAAGTAcacattttctttagttttttttcattttaggaaAGGGTGTGTGTGCTTCAATCCATCAAGGCCACAGCTGGGAGTTATGATCTCTTCCATGGAGCGAGAAGAATTAAGGCTTCTCTTACCTTGTTTAACAGCATCTGAGAGTCCAGTGTCAACCAAACACTGCAACTAGCCTTCTTTCAACATGCAGTAGTTTCTGCACTAATTTAACAGACCAATCTCAATATTGTATGttctattataaaatattatgtcattttcatttttgtaaaaatcccttaacaaaaaatgactcttgaaatgtgttattgctTTTTTGATAGACCAGACATATAGACTTATACCTTCTCAGCAACAGTTTCGCTTCGCCATCTGCAATATATTTTGGTtggttaaacattttattagtttaatGTGTCCACTTAAGCGGGCGTTGTATCAAATATATCGGCTCATATTTGCAGTAAGGAGGTGTGACCCGGGttagtaaatatgtgtgtgtatatacatgacTGAATGTTGTCAGTGATTTAACGTTTCCCCAGCATAAACTTGTTATGGAAGGCATGTTTAGCAGTTCTGTGGTAGCCCACTGGGATTACTGCTTTATAGTGCAAAGTGCTAGGTTAGTAAATGTCATGTCAATGGTGAATTTCACCAATTTAGCTACAAGTCATTAAGGGCCATCAGTCCTTCatgaaagagaaacaaaaaaaaataatgtaatacaaTGTCTACTCTGATACTCACAAAAGCCCTGTACATGTGTTTTAACAATCCTTAAACCACTTCTGCTTATTGCTTACATGCGACAACAGTTTGCTACGAGTAAAAGATACAAGCTACCCAGAAAGTGTACGAGATGAGGGGTGGGGCAAGGGTAGGTATGCAATGCATATCCAGAAACTCTTGCACCTAAATGTGCTTCACTATGAGAATAGCATCAGGGGATGAAGTTTCTTGATCTGATGaggatctctctctctctatatatatatatattcgtagaaagaaaaaaacaataccaaATAGGTTTATTTTATTAGTCTTAATTACATATTGTGCATTAGTAATATTCTGATCACTGATTAGTGTCACTTTAGGTCATTTGATTGGTCTCTGTGATTAGTAGCTGTATCACAAATACTCTACACTTACTCTAACCTAACATTGTATAACTGTATGTAACACTCACTATCCACTAAAAGCACCCTACACTATTCCTTACTCTATCCCCAACCCttgaatataattatttaactaCTCTGTTGCTTATGTGCCCTAGTTTGTTTTATgataccaaaacaaaaaaaatcccacaaaacTCAGGGATGGAGAAGCaccaaaaccattaaaaaaaaaaagttacatgaaCTGTGACTTCCAGGTTCAGCTGTGGGGGGCAAAAAGAGGGAAGTGggagatagtttttttttatctcagttGTCAGCTACCAGTATGGAAAATAAACCAGTAATGTAGAACAGGTAGGATTGTCCCCACTTGGTACTGTGAGATTGGCTAGATACACTTGCTTGAGCTGCAGCCACCATTCAAGGACTTGGCTGCACCGACTCCTCTGAATAGTAACCAAGGTAGGAAGACTAAACCAGGGTATGGCAGCAGAAACCCAAAAGAGCAGGCAAAGGGGCTAGACAGGCAGAGGTCAAAaatcaaggtcagaaacaagcAGGATCAAAAGAGAAGAATCACACAGACAAAAATACAATGATCCTGGTGAATGGTGACAAAGGATCTATCACAGCTAGGTAACAGTTTGAACTCTGATAAGGGTTTAAATTACCCTCCAAACCTTTCCCCACCTCCAGCAGGCTGGTTGAATCTGTCAAATTTGCAGGTTATCCCTGTTAAAGGACACTGTAGTGAGGAaaaagcatcttaattcctTAAACACTATTGCATTGACAGCTTAATGAAATGGTATAGGATTTCTTTTTATAGCTCCCCTCACTCCCTCTGTAGCTTGCATCCATAATGCATAAAATATTGATCAGATATTCACTGTAATATAAGTTGTACCAAAGGTGAAGCTAACAAGAGCATTGCCCAGTTTCCTGTGGACATATTAGGTATGAACTCATCACACTTGAATAAACCTGGGTGCTGAAGCATTATGCTCTGTAAAATTAAGGATAAATtcaaacataaatacacacaggcCACTATTACATACACCTGTTCaactgcttgttaacacaaacagCTAATCAGCCAcacagcagcaactcaatgcatttagacatgtagacgtggtcaggACAACTTGAAGTTtgaaccaagcatcagaatgaggaagaaaggggtttttaaataaatttgaatgtggcatggttgttggtgccagacaggctgctCTGAGGATTTCAGAAagtgctgatctactgggattgtCACGCAATCTCTAGGATTTACAGAGAACGGTATGaataaaatatccagtgagtggcaattgtgtggatgaaaatgcctcgATGTCAGAAGGCAGAGGAGAATGGTTCGAGATGagaggcaacagtaactcaaataaccaccaGTCACAACCAAGGTaagcagaataccatctctgtaCGCACAACATGTCGAACCTTCCAGCAGATGGGTTACAGCAGCAGGCAGCCATACTGGGTGCTACTCCTGTCAGctaacaggaaactgaggctgaGATgtaagctttgtgacatggtgcattatcccgttggaagtagccatcagaataTGGGTACactggtcataaagggatggacgtGGCCAGCAACAATAAGCTAGGCTCAATTGGTATTAAGGGGCACAAAGcgtggcaagaaaaagtcccccacaccattatacCACCCCTACTAGCCAGAACCATTAATACAAGGCAgaatggatccatgctttcatgtttatGCCAGAGTCTGACCCTGCcctctgaatgtcgcagctggaatccaaactcagaccaggcaatgttcttccagtcttccattgtccaattttggtgagcctgtgcgaattgtagccccggtttcctgttcttagccgacaggagcggcacccggtgtggtcttcggctgctgtagcccatctgcttcaaggttcgacgtgttgtgcgttcagagatggtattctgcttacttttgttttaacgagtggttatttgagttactgttgtcaTCTTGAACCATTCTCCTCTGCcttctgacatcaacaaggcattttcatccacacaactgccactcactggatagTCGCTCTTTTaaagaccattctctgtaagcCCTAGAGAAGGTTGGGGGTGAAAAACAAAGTGGATCAGTCttgcaccaacaaccatgctacggtcaaagtcacttaaacccctttctttcccattctgatgctcagtttggaATTCAGCAAGtcgtcttgaccacatctacatgcattgagttgctgccatgtgattggctgattagctattttgttaacaagcaattgaacaggcatacctaataaattggccaGTGAGTATTTGCAAAAAGGTATACCATGTAAATTTAGAGGGACCCATCAAGCTGCCATATGAATTAGTGTGCCTTTAGAGAAATAACAGCACAAGATTACAGTGTGAATCAAATCAACACAATTTCCACAAGTTTCTTGGTACCCTGCCCAAGGCATTGACCAAAAACAGTACATTTGTgcaatttataaattaaatgctttatttaaagagttaaaaagcatatttacAGGACATTACAAAAATTTACAAGACATTACAAAATCACACATGTGGAATTCCAAAGCTGAGGCGCCATCTTCGAGTCCTTGTTAGACAATGACAGCCATAGCGTCACACGCCtaaataatgaaacaatttAGTGTTACAGACCACCACAGGTATTGATTTCATCCACGAACATAGAGTATAAAAATCATACTGGGGCAGATATTTGCAACAGCAAAGATTAATAAGACCCTTAAGGCCCTAACTGCAAGGAGAAGTTTAGCTTAATCAAAAACTATTGGAGTTAAACTACATTTTAACAGAACGAATATGGTGAGTAAGCTAGTTTACTGCCATAGAGAATCAGACTTCTTTAGGATTGCCATAAATGATCAGCTCAGTGTGTTGTCTGAGCTGGtagacaaaaatgtttaaagacaACTCAAGAACTTACCTGGCAACTCATGAAGAGACTGGCCATTCCTTCTAACCCAACAGCAACAGAGAAAATTGGATCTTGCGAGCAGTTATAGCCATGTGCTGTCAGGTTTGCTTCTAATAGCGAATGTAGTTTTTCAACGCTCATGCCTTGGgactaaaatacaattaagaCACGCATTACAGCCAACATCAGTAGCTACCCGCAACAAGTCATAGCCCTTCATGCAAAAGGAAATCCGATTGTCTGTACAATTAGGAAGTTGGAGTTCCTACACTGTCCACAGTCCCTGGTGCTCATGAGCAATCTATATAGCTATTCAAGAATTTTAATGCAAGTTTAAACTTAATGAGCGTACCAGGATAACAGGTCCATCATAGATTACAGtagaaaaatgcattaaattcatttttaccCAATATGATGTACATTGGGAATTAGGACTGGAAATAACAGTTGCTCAAGAACGCAATTAGAGCAGGAGGAAACCTTAGTTACTTAATCCATCCACTTGGGTGTGTGTACTTACCCTTGTATTAATGTGCACTCCACATTGGCAGACAATAAAACAGCTAGTTACAGTCATGTAGTTCCTGTAAAAGCAGAGATTGCCTACTTTTAAGAGGTGTCTAAAAAATACTAACTGAATAGCTAAAGACTGCCATGACATCAGGCCGATTAGTACTTACAGATTACACACTGGACACACTATCTGGTTTGCCTGATTCAGCCCAACTACAGAATCAAGGCATTCTTCCTCAAACCGAAGAATGTTTTCAATTTCCACAACCATAGCTTGTTCTGTAAAAACAGCGTCAGTGAAATAGCGAAGTTAATTACAGCGTTTCAAGTAAGGTACCCACTAATCGATGTTGCATCAATGTCACATCATTACATGCAAAAGACATGTGTTATGTTAcagcagaaataaaaatatcaccTTCTACAAGGAGTTCACGTTTAATTTCTTCTAGAGTTGCCAGCTCATCTGGATCCTGCAAAATCCCAAGggcctaaaaaataaaaattatagatAATTCATGGAGGGGAGAAAAGAAAATCCCATACAATGAATAGTGCATGTTTCTATAGACACAAAAACTTTATGCAAGACTATATTAAGGCTTTCACAGTTCCTAAACTTTATCATTTTAGGAATACAGCTTTCCATAGACCGTCAGGAACCCGATTACGGCCTACTATAAAGTCACACTAGCTACTTATGGCTTCCACTCCCATTAAGAGATTAGAATATTGAGCTGTAATGCTGTTCCAATTATTCTAGTCCACCTTAAACAAGAAGGAAGGCTAACCTATACATATAGCTGCCTACAATATTATACAGATATACCTTTGCCAGGGTTCATGCAAAGACTAAATGCTTGAAGGAGCCACCGCTACATTAAGATGACATTTAGCACAAAAGCAAATAAAGCGCTACAGTGTGCCAGACGGAAAACGCTTACATGTGAGAAAGTCCCCTTTTTCCAGAGGGATGGAAATCCACCATTGTCAGACTGCATTGCTTTCCATTCTTCCTCCATCACTTCTTGCACCAAGACAGATTCACCATTTTCAGAATGAAGCTTCTCTCCTACCTGACGGAACTTGTCAAGGAGCTTAGACCGGTTGCTCTTCAGTCTTTCAACACACCTCTAGAGAAGAATTAGACAAAAAGAGGAAGATCACACACCAGTTTAGTTTCTCTGGAAGAAAGGATAAGCTACAATGAAGTTCAAGAGCATGGTCACAAACCCACTTTTGAAGAAATTTAGATCCAGTGAAGCAAGCTATCCAGCCTAACATTACAGCAATATGAGCAGTGTATAAAGCATTAACAGTTCTAGGTTTTGCACAATATACActgatcaaccataacattaggaccacctgcctaatattgtggaGGTTCCTCTTGCAGCAAAAACagccctgttttttttccccccacaccagGCCACAATATTCCAGTGTCCATTGTAGACACTTTCAGAAGCGGACATGGGTCAGTATGGGCACCATGACAGGTCCGCGACTATACAGCCCCATATACAACAAACCGGGACGCACGGTGTTCTGACACCTTCTCagtaatttgagctacagtagctcactTGTCAGACTTGCACACAGGCCAGTCCTCACCACTCACATGCATCAAGgggccttggctgcccatgaccctgccactggttcaccgcttttctttccttggaccactgcaaaccgggaacaccccacaagagatgcagttttggagatgctctgacacagtctagccatcacaatctgccccttgtcaaagtcgctcagatccttgcatttgcccattttttcttgctTCTAACATTAACTGCAAGGATGAAATGTTGACTTGCTGcccaatatatcccacccactgacaggtgccatgataacaagattatcagtgttattcataTCCCccgtcagtggtcataatgttatggctgatctgtgtattTTCAAGACACTGCATGTTAAGAAATGCGAGCTAGCTCTGTTATTTTTACCCAATTTATTAGACAAACATCCTGAAGTAGACAATAGAAGGTCTCAACCAGCCATACCCTAATGCAAGTCTATGGCATAAACAGACACCTGTGGCAAGAATAAGCAGGGAAAGCCACTCAAAACATTACATGACTAACAAATGGCATCCAGGCCCACAGGTAAAGGAAGTTTAACAGAACAAATTGAAACACCAGGTTTTCATCAATATCAACCCACATTATGAAGTACAGCACTATAAATTTGTGCTAAAGAAGATTTTACACGGGACATGCCCATTAAATAAGAAGCAGTGGTTAGATAACAGGCAAGCACCTGCATGAATATAGATGTGCCTTTGGAAGCACACACGTGATCTCCTAGGAACATTAGCTCAGCAGCCTGTTGAGCAAACTGAGGTGCCCGTTAAGAAAGCTCCTAGACACGTACCGTGCCCATTACTTAAACAGGCTGCAGTGCACAGTTTGGTGAGACTACAGCATCGTGCCAAGTTACAGTGTATCCTCACCACTGGGGCAACGATGGGCTACATTGAAGTCTCTGCTGCTGCCCATTAACGTTTGATCAAATGTAGGATAACGCATACACTAGTCAAGATGAAGCTTAAGGCACCTCTTACATATAACGCCACCTGACAGAGACCCCTTATAATTAAGACACTACAATCGGAAACCAGGGAATTAAGCAAACAGATCAGTCAAGATCCAAGTATTGGACGGCTCCCAGAACACCAGGCTGAGTTATAATCTCAGCGAGATCAGCAACGTACAGAATGTCACGCTATATAAAaagaacgaacaaaaaaacaaacacaactaTATTTCTCAAAAACCCAGAGTCAGGCACCTTCCGGTACGTCTCTTTCCATGGAGGGGTAGTTCCCTTGTATAAAACGCGATGCCTCATCGCCGCCTCCATATCAAACGACCACGAACTCTCAATAAGCGTACAGAACGAAAACCCACCCAGCACAAGTATTTAAACCCCTCCCACCACGTGATACGCCCGAGCGCCTCGTTTAATGCACGCCGGGAGTTGTAGTTCCTACTTTCTTGACAGCTCAGTAAGAAAGTCCTGCGTAACAAATAGAAGTGCAGTAAATAACGTGAGACATCTAGTTATGAGTTATAGTTAAATACGAATTTCTTTACATCTTCTTGCATTATGTTAATTAACAACATGAATGTAATACGTGAAATTAGCAGTGTATGCCAATCTAGCAGTGACCATTCCTAATGAATTGTGAGGCGAGTGACCACAAAAGAGGTTTACAGGAAAGCTGAATATTTCAGCGTCTCACTATCACTATATTCCATCAAAGGCAAACCCAAGTaagcttcttctgcaagaaggtATGAGCTGGCCGTGAATCTTTTCTAGGTAATGTAGACGATAAAACCCTCCTCACTATGGAGGAATATGGTTATACGGTAATTTATAAAGGGCCAGTTCCGTTCTTGCTACAAATGCCAACTGGGGTTGCATAACTccccgtttagtgaataaacccaaaagaTTCTATAGTAATGATTTGGTGACGTTGACAAAAGTTGTACTTTCAAAAGCGTCCGCTTATAGTATTTGTATACCTAGCAATCCGTGCATGCAGATACCGCCGAGTTGTAAGCACACGAGACATTACATTCACGAGATGGCACTAATTTATGGAGACACGAAAAAGCCACGCGTATTTTAAAATAGCAAGCTGCCACATGGCCTTAGGGGTTTTAATCGTAAATGCCAGCTACTTTAAGTTTTGGTCATATACACAAGCGCTCCCGCTACAAGCCCCGTTACGTAGCGTAGCGTCAACCCTCCAGCTGATTGGTCGTCGCTCTTTATTGTCGTCAGTACCATAGGACGGCGCGTCAGAGCAGGGGGCGCGAAAATAATGGCGTCTGTCGGGAAAGCTGGGGACCAGTGGCAAGCTGCTCTGAGTAAACATGCGCTCTTCTCCCGGCTGCGGGAACGGGCGAGGGCAgcagaagaaaaaggagaaaatgcgGAGGGGAAGTCCGGCGGTCCGTTGCAGCTCAGGAGCCTGATATGCACTGTCGACGGAGATCTGTTGGTCTGGGATCAGGAGGAATGCAGCTTCTGTACCATCCGACTGAAGAGCCTGGACTCGGACATGGCAGGGAGCGGAAGAGAACAGGTGAGATATGACGGCGGAGAAAAAAGCGCTTAGGAATGCTATTCATGAACTTGAAGGCAGTTAGGTCTTTGTGTGTAAAATACGCTAATATGCACGCAGAGAGTCTGTTCGCTGCGGCAGATACATTTGTTTCAACCCTAGCTCGCTCTCcgtgttttaaagggacactcgagTCACAATATCCACTTTAGCGCATAATTAATGTGTtctccttgcaaatgcatttgccgTGCAGGTGATGTATTCGGCAGCACTTCTCAGGGCACTAGTAGTTGTAGCGGTCTACTAAACTCTATATGAGAAACCGATTTAAAGCGCGATTTTCTTTTTGTGCACTTTGGGAACAACTATTAAGATACAGTATTGGTACAAGTTTGCCTGAATGCATCAATAATATAAGGAATGACACCAGGATATCATTTCCTTCGCTCTCTCTATCCACCCTCGCTGTGTTATCAGGCATGTCCATTAAGTTCCAGAACTATAGTACTGTGCTAtgaaacattcattttaaatcCAGTGCCTTGTAATATAACATTAAGAAATTGAATCCTGTTGCAGCATGAAAAACGTTAATGTTGTAGTCTAATTAATAggaaaatatagcttttaaGTGTTGCATTATAAGCTTGTTTGCTTAACTGTAGTTATGCTTGTATGTGGCTGTAGCTATGCATCATTCATACAGGATTGCGTGCCAGTGTTAGATTAGTATTCCTTTCTTATCCAAacctctcctcttttttttttttttgttgtcagAAACTTCTGTGCATAAACCCTCCTCTTTTTGATGTTGTGGAGGTCCTACTGAGTCCAACACAGCATCACATTGCACTGATCGGGACCAAAGGCCTGATGGTATTGGAGGTTCCCAAGCGCTGGGGGAAAAACTCAGAGTTTGAAGGTGGAGAAAGTACTGTGAACTGCAGGTGAATTATTGCTGCTTgtttaacaatataaaatgatgGTGAAAAACGATTACACTTAAACCAATAATGTGCCCGTGCGACCTAAATAGTTTGTATAATCTTCCGTAATATAGAATTATgcagtaaatatgtttttgtgtgtgcgCTATGTcgttgtgttaaaatattgcagtagTGATTTTGGCTTGTGCTAAAACTAGTTATCTAGTGATGtgatttataaaatgataaagatgaaaaaaaggTCCGTTTCTAGTTTATGCATTTTAatactgtaagctcgtttgagcagggcactacttacctcttgtttctgtaagtcagtcGAATTATTATTTGCTACTTATGGCATctttacacattgtacagcactgcggaatataatggtgctatataaagcaaataatgataatatataatttatggggtgtttaagccttttttttttttcttccctttaaTGCCAGGACTATTCCGGTTGCCGAAAGGATATTTGCCAGCTCCACTTCAATAATTCTGAAACAAGCGATTTGGTTCCCCAGTAAGACCGAGGAGCTGTATTTGATTTTGCTGACATCTGATAATGCAGTAAGGTAGTGTGGTGAATCAAGTTAATACTCTTTCAATTACATTTTCCAATTTTTGTGACTATGTTTGCTTCTATTGTATGCATTGTAAGGTGGttttcatgtgtgtgtgtatgtgtgtgtgtatatatatatatatatatatatatatatatatatatatatatatatatatatatatatgtgtgtgtgtatataccgtatttatcggcgtataacacgcactggtgtataacacgcacccccatttttgaacaaaaaaactgaacaaaaaaaacttcatcagaatcactgctatctgggaaaccactcagacacacactcagacacacacacactcagactcagacacacgctaagacacacacactcagacgcACACAgtctcagacacacacacagtaagacacacacactcagacacacacacactgacacacacacactaagacatacacacactaagacacactaagacacacacacacaaacacacacacacacacacacacacactcagacacacacactcagacacacactccctaaccccccttctcaggatctcccctctccctccctaacccccttctcaggatctcccctcttcctccctaaccccccttctcaggatctcccctctccctccctaaccccccttctcaggatctcccctctccctccctaaccccccttctcaggatctcccctctccctccctaaccccccttctcagggtctcctctctcattccctaaccccccttctcaggatctcccctctctctccctaaccccaccccggtcacttaccttcaactcctgtgttggaagcgtgaggcgtttgtctcgggtgccggcgcttcactgctgagcgccggcgtctgacgtcatatgccggcgcccagcgtgaagcgccgacacccgagacaaacgcctcacgcttccaacacaggagttgaagcgctgaggcaggcggcggcgcagttgcgacccctgca
This sequence is a window from Spea bombifrons isolate aSpeBom1 chromosome 2, aSpeBom1.2.pri, whole genome shotgun sequence. Protein-coding genes within it:
- the RPAIN gene encoding RPA-interacting protein is translated as MEAAMRHRVLYKGTTPPWKETYRKRCVERLKSNRSKLLDKFRQVGEKLHSENGESVLVQEVMEEEWKAMQSDNGGFPSLWKKGTFSHALGILQDPDELATLEEIKRELLVEEQAMVVEIENILRFEEECLDSVVGLNQANQIVCPVCNLNYMTVTSCFIVCQCGVHINTRSQGMSVEKLHSLLEANLTAHGYNCSQDPIFSVAVGLEGMASLFMSCQACDAMAVIV